Proteins encoded in a region of the Neoarius graeffei isolate fNeoGra1 chromosome 3, fNeoGra1.pri, whole genome shotgun sequence genome:
- the tox4b gene encoding TOX high mobility group box family member 4b isoform X3, which produces MDLNFYSDLTDGTGQPGDPEFLDAQAFNGFDTVQKFAGGSDNFLPISGEGHPFLSSSETFHTPSLGDEEFEIPPISLDPDSALSVSDVVSHFGELGDGGPAPVVPGNAVVQGDDPSFASTFVNPTTQGLEHLSLMTQQGGGPMLGSTLGMDLGHPIGSQFSSSSSMTIDVPLPDMNHGLLGHNPLTTIDQSELSAQLGLSLGGGAILTPARSPDQPLSATGSPSESLQDDDMDDFRRKSVLVESPVSLSVSPRVISLSPALSEQSATSVPSAPPTLARKAVGGGGGARKTRKKKDPNEPQKPVSAYALFFRDTQAAIKGQNPNATFGEVSKIVASMWDSLGEEQKQVYKRKTEAAKKEYLKALAAYRASQLSQPTIEVLDTAPSPPVAPVVTAAPETPPPQPTPTRSSRIPVHAPDNNTITNICTSNIIIDLPQVTTRSRTFAHKPPASSAPPTAPTPTLSTVTKIIIPKLPSARQPPPLQQMQNTPPPPRLQQMVHSVAPPPLQAKPRGGGAVGQAIAPVAATPPPPLQIKIVPAPAQADVATPIIVTSATEAPTDTATMEVDVAQPATIVTTEAEEGMEVELNSSPAHEVTPPAGPAVCVRAGCNNPPVESKDWDREYCSNECVATHCRDVFMAWCAIRGQNSTTVT; this is translated from the exons TTTGCTGGAGGAAGCGACAACTTTTTGCCCATCAGTGGAGAGGGCCATCCTTTCCTGTCGTCCTCCGAG ACTTTCCATACTCCCAGTTTGGGCGATGAGGAATTTGAGATCCCGCCCATCTCcctggaccctgactctgctctcAGCGTTTCGGATGTGGTGTCGCACTTCGGAGAGCTGGGCGATGGTGGTCCAGCCCCTGTCGTCCCCGGCAACGCTGTGGTGCAGGGTGACGACCCTTCCTTTGCCTCCACCTTTGTAAACCCAACGACACAAGGGCTTGAGCATTTGAGCCTGATGACTCAGCAGGGAGGGGGACCGATGCTGGGATCAACTCTGGGAATG GATCTTGGACATCCCATTGGCTCTCAGTTCAGCAGCTCCTCCTCCATGACCATCGATGTGCCACTCCCGGACATGAACCACGGCCTGCTGGGGCACAATCCGCTGACCACCATTGACCAGTCAGAGCTCAGCGCACAGCTGGGGCTCAGTCTCGGGGGCGGGGCCATTCTGACACCCGCACGCTCACCTGACCAGCCGCTGTCAGCCACCGGCTCGCCTTCAGAGTCTCTGCAGGATGACGACATGGATGACTTCAGAAGA AAGAGCGTGCTGGTGGagtcccctgtctctctctccgtctctcccagggtcatctctctctcccctgctctCTCAGAGCAGTCTGCTACATCTGTGCCATCCGCTCCGCCCACCCTGGCCCGTAAAGCTGTTGGTGGTGGAGGAGGAGCCAGAAAAACCAGGAAGAAAAAAGATCCCAACGAGCCCCAGAAGCCAGTTTCGGCTTATGCATTGTTCTTCCGTGATACACAGGCAGCTATCAAGGGCCAGAACCCCAACGCCacgtttggagaggtgtcaaagaTTGTCGCCTCCATGTGGGACAGTCTGGGAGAGGAACAGAAGCAG GTTTACAAGAGGAAGACTGAAGCTGCTAAGAAAGAGTATCTTAAAGCACTGGCAGCTTACAGAGCCAGTCAGCTGTCACAG CCCACTATTGAGGTGCTGGACACGGCACCTTCTCCACCCGTCGCTCCTGTTGTGACTGCCGCCCCTGAGACTCCACCCCCTCAGCCGACGCCCACACGCTCCAGCCGCATCCCAGTGCACGCGCCCGACAACAACACCATCACCAACATCTGCACGTCAAACATCATCATCGACCTGCCACAGGTGACCACGCGCTCTCGCACGTTTGCCCACAAGCCGCCCGCTTCCTCGGCTCCACCCACCGCACCGACCCCGACTCTGTCCACGGTCACCAAGATCATCATCCCTAAGCTGCCTTCAGCCCGCCAGCCGCCGCCCCTGCAGCAGATGCAGAACACGCCGCCGCCGCCACGCCTCCAGCAGATGGTGCATTCTGTTGCCCCGCCACCGCTCCAGGCCAAACCTCGTGGAGGGGGTGCGGTCGGCCAGGCCATCGCCCCTGTTGCTGCAACACCACCTCCACCTCTGCAGATCAAGATAGTCCCTGCTCCTGCCCAGGCAGATGTGGCTACACCCATTATTGTGACCAGCGCCACAGAGGCACCCACAGACACCGCCACCATGGAGGTGGACGTGGCGCAGCCTGCCACTATAGTCACCACAGAAGCAGAAGAAGGG atGGAGGTCGAGCTGAACAGCTCTCCAGCACATGAGGTCACTCCCCCTGCAGGTCCTGCTGTGTGCGTGCGCGCCGGCTGCAACAACCCGCCAGTGGAAAGCAAAGACTGGGACAGGGAATACTGTAGCAACGAGTGTGTAGCCACACATTGCAG